A single Oncorhynchus mykiss isolate Arlee chromosome 24, USDA_OmykA_1.1, whole genome shotgun sequence DNA region contains:
- the nkapd1 gene encoding uncharacterized protein NKAPD1, protein MSRVPMGKVLLRNVIRHTDAHNKIQEESEMWKLRWMEKGPSTSHRPMPPSSNPSRSHMHCDRVEDGSVDRLGDRLRRRERSSGQDEREARYWTKELYDFEANDPDRWGHSGFKELYPEEFKSDWERDRGDDQNGHCGKKKTAKSKHLKKSSKKKKKKKKKEENRTGESDGESSSDSVKQKRKSNKSKHKRKKSEREEESSSEERGRRRKRHMDSHRDSGPESHKKRKNWKAGADKSEDSSED, encoded by the exons ATGTCCAGGGTGCCGATGGGCAAGGTGTTGCTGCGAAATGTTATTCGTCACACAGATGCCCACAACAAG ATCCAAGAGGAGTCAGAAATGTGGAAGTTGAGGTGGATGGAGAAGGGTCCGTCCACCAGCCACAGACCGATGCCACCATCTTCAAATCCATCCAG GAGTCACATGCACTGTGATCGCGTGGAGGATGGGTCTGTAGATAGACTGGGAGACCGGCTGCGGAGAAGAGAACGCAGCTCTGGCCAGGACGAGAGGGAGGCACGCTACTGGACCAAAGAACTCTATGACTTCGAAGCCAATGATCCAGACAG ATGGGGACACAGCGGTTTTAAGGAGCTATACCCAGAGGAGTTTAAAAGTGACTG GGAAAGAGACCGTGGGGATGATCAGAATGGGCATTGCGGAAAGAAAAAGACAGCCAAATCAAAACATCTGAAGAAGTCCtccaagaagaaaaagaagaagaagaagaaagaggaaaaTAGGACGGGTGAGTCAGATGGTGAGTCCAGCAGCGACAGTGTCAAACAGAAGAGGAAAAGCAACAAGAGCAAACATAAGAggaaaaagagtgagagagaggaggagagcagttcagaggagagagggagaaggaggaaacGACACATGGACTCCCACAGAGACTCAGGACCAGAGTCACACAAGAAGAGGAAAAACTGGAAAGCAGGAGCGGACAAATCAGAGGACAGTTCTGAGGATTGA